Below is a window of Gossypium hirsutum isolate 1008001.06 chromosome A12, Gossypium_hirsutum_v2.1, whole genome shotgun sequence DNA.
ttcatcataaacttcccTTATCCATctagggtaacttccaatttcacctataaaataaaaaactaatgaattctataagtggacctaattgtaaaagtcataaaaacataaaaattatcaagaaaaagtaagaattaaactcacatgatgtaaaaatatgaaaaatcagctttttccagaccttctatggcattttggctgagaaaatatgaagaaatgtctagatttttcaattacatcattatttaactattaatttttatactatttccaattttgcccattgttcacattgttttcttgcttatttcatacccaaaccgtccagccatgaacctttgggtctaattgctctttaaattcatctttttaaatacttaagctatttactcacaatttaacaaattttgtgccattttcaatttagtcctttttaattaattagccatccaaacgttaaacttttctaacgaaactttaataataaCTCAAtgaaactccataaatatttataaaaatatttatagcttaattttcaattttgaggtctcgatacctcatttttgacccgtttaacctaataaattcttttaattcactgattttaccatttcacaaattcttctaaactcttacttgactcataaatattaaattactatcttgttcaatcttatttgtcggatttagtgatctcaaatcaccatttccgacaccactgaaaattaggccgaTACAACTATTTTCCATTTGAGACAAAACCTCTACCTTTAGATTAATTCTCTCCTTTTactttcacttttgttttttggTTCAACAAAGCTTCTAATTCACTTCAAATTGCAGACGGCACAAGATAGGAGATTCTGAAGACCAatttttatttatagttgaaTGGACTTTACTTCCAAATTGAGTACCTTCTATGCTTCAAATTGCTAAAGCTgggtgaattatatatatatgtatatccactctcttatttttatattaagttatttcatttttttttctttttacttttccaTTGTAAATATCttgttcttcttttctctttaatttagACATATTATTTTACAACAATTAAAAAGTATACATAAAAATGATTCGAGAACCCAAATATATAAACAAAGCAACGTCTTAATCAACGTGCTTTAGATCCGAGTTTTCGCAAATAATATACCTCTTGTATGTACTACTACTTCTATAAATAAACTAAATCATAAAGTTTGAATCTCGATATGGGAAAATCATTAGTTCTCAATTACGattttaagataaaataaaaaaaatgttttaaaaaatattatttaaatcatttaaccGATAAAAATCCGGCTAATAAATTTTAAGATATCATTCAACGAATTCCATTCTTTTTGGGCGTATCTCAATTTAGAATATTGTTTAGAGGTAATTTAAATGAGAGATGGATATAATCAAGAGTTGTTCGTAAATCCCTTATAAATAATGTTCGCAAGACTCTACATCACTCGTTTCTTGTGGTGGTCAATTGTCGTAGCTATGCATTTACTCATTACTCGTTTCTTGTGATGGTTAACTGTTGTAACGAATGAGCGTAAGGTCGATAGACTCGTCCAccctaatttattcattaatggGGGGATATACGAGGCTTTTTGATTTCTGCAGCCAACCGTTTGACCTAGTCAAACCTTTAcaataaatacaataaaattgaataattataaaaagcAAAAGGGCACAGTTAACATAtacctttttaaatattttaatctatttcagtatttatttttaaaaccggTTCAACATTAATATAATGTtataagaaaaaagagaaaattaattAACTGAGATACTCTTTTCTGTTTGGGAAGggaaaaaatttcattaaaaaatgcggggaaaaaaataaaatcctcAGTAATGGAACCAAAGCACTTTTCATTTAATTCGATAAACTTGAGAGAACTGAAAAAGTAGTCAAGTTCTGCAAATTACATATTATGAACGGTTATATATGAAAAACAAGCTAAGAAAAATCTCTAAAACGCTACCTTTGATCCACGTTTTTTGAATCAATCAATCACCGTATATCCTACGGCTTAGATCCGTCGCCATTGCCAGGAATCGAAGAAGCATTCATCATCTTCCGAAACTCCTCGAAATTAACGTGCCCGTCGCCGTCCGAATCGACTGACTTGATCATCCCGACACAATCATCGGCTGAACACGCCATCCCCAGCCGATTCAAGACCTGGTGCAACTCGGTTGCCGAGATCAGGCCGTTCTTGTTCTGATCGTACAAATCGAAGGCCTCGCGCAACTCCGAAGCGGCTTTAACGGCGTCGGAAGAAGTGGACCAGAAAGTGGAGAATTCGGAGAAGTTGATGTAACCGTCTTGATCGCTGTCGATGTCTTCCATGACACGCTTGAACTCTTCCTCTGAGTAGTTGGATCCCATTGCCTTCAATACGTCGCGGAGCTCCGTAATAGAGATTTGCCCGTCTTTGTTGGCGTCGAATTGATCGAACACCCTCTTGAGTTCGTCTGTGTTTTCCATGACGGTGGCCAGAGAGGTTGTTTGGGCGGAGTTTGAGCGGCCGTCGATGAAGTTTTTTTAGGTAATGTAGGTCACTTCGTTTAGAATTACACTTGGAGGCTTTTATAGCAGTGGGAGAGAAATTAGGAAGAAAACAATAAAGGGCCCACTTTGACCGGTAATTTAATTGGTTtccattaaaattgaaattaactcTGTGGATATTATTTATTGCATAATTATGTTGTGAGaatgtcaaaaatttaaaatatataaaaaaataattaaaattaaataataacgtAAAGAATATTAAACTTTtgtttatatcaaattaaaaaattgaaaaagaaaatagaaacaaaaattgTGGTAGCAACTTGTAATGGTTTTATAATGTTATACCTGCTTCtgatttttccttttaattaagGAGGGTCACCTTGCAAGTTAATGGAGTCATAGATAGGACATTTATCATTTACGCATCACGCATATTTATTCTCGAGACATTAAGATTTATATACATTAGACaatttacaataataaaataataatttaattaatttgtatgAGCAACACGTGATATCTCAAAAATTATTAGAAAGAATCTAATAAAAATTGTCAAATATCGAGAAAAAAGGGCAAGACTCCCTTTCACCTAATTAGGCTATCAACTCTCATCTCCAAAAATTAAACtacatatttttataagaattaaaatataattttataatttcatttacttataatttttttaatttttaaaattttaaaattaaaaatttatcattttgaagttaaaatataaaattatgatgtacaaacttaaatttttataaaacttaaagattcaaatatataattttccattttaatggTCAGAGGCCGCTGCCGGCCTCGGACGCTGCAAGAAATTAATAACGAAAATTTCCATCACAttttttaaatagagaaaaataaataaaatcctaACCGTGGCTTTGGCTAAGGTCGACCGATCCACCaactttaaacatatttgtataaatttctaataaaaagtgagaataaaaaaaataaaagtaagataTAAATTGGGTTTGGCAccctaaatttaaatattttgtagtaAGTGATATTATGAATAGAAAACAAgataaaaatgttatttaatcTTCAAAGAGagtatttaattttaagtttatttatataatttatttaatataataattggTGACAATAATATCATGTTATAAATATAAGAGCTTAAGTTTCATTTCAAACAATTCTATTCCTCATCTCCAATTATAGAAAAGAATAActttgatatatttataaaaggaaaataaaattaaatcatgagaATGGGTAATTTACCCCTTAAACTTGTCTTAACATATtaaattggtacttaaatttatatctccaaaaatatttattatttattatttttaaaatttataattaccaTAAGATATATTGAGAAATATCAATACGAAGATTTTAATTTAGGTAacgaaatataaatttaaatatcaaataaataaaaaaaagtttaagggaTAAAGTATATAAACTCTTAAATCATTAGGGTGTAGTGGTGTACAGGAGTTACAATAAATGTCGAATTGAGATGGAAATAAGTGGACCCCAAACGCGTACGATCCCAAAAGAAGGCGTGTTCTTTTAGAAGTAGATTGGATTAAATTTATTAGCTTTCAATTTCATTGGTTAGTGGAGGTGCAGACGCGGCATCCGCGCGCCTTCTTTATGCTGCTTCCGTACTACTATGATATGCTCATatgcatccatggaaaattacTTATTTGATTTGATCGAGTTTTCCagatttttaaattgtttataataaattgttttatttttattagatataTACGAAAGTATTCgagtttaataaattttatttatttgaaatttaattttttatttaattgatatttaaattgaataatttcttATTCACTAACGCTTGTTAAAATATGTTAATGTGATAGTGACAATTAATAGCATGGTAACACGtgacaagtaaataaataaataaataaattagaaaataattatttttgcctCATGTCAATTGTGATATTATTATATGTCACCATGTTATTAATCGTTAATATCACGTCAACATATTTTAACAGTTTTAGTTagatatttaaaaaaagtatCAAGTTAACTTACGGTCTTTAAATTTAGAAACTAATTAGGTCTAAAAAATAGTTTAGATACTAAATATGTATAAGTTTTCAAGTTTAGGTACCTCTGTATatattaaccttttatttttttttgtattaaactTCAAGTTGTTTaacttattttgaaaaaaataagacatgtttcctttttttgcttttttttaatattgctggctaaaattttaaagtttttaatcgttgttttaaatataaaatatttatttttaaatcattaaaattaaaattaattataaatttaataaaatacttttgaCTTAGAGTCCACTCAATATGATTATTTTATCTTGTGTCTCAAAGATTATCCAAGTAGTTTAATTTGTATCGATTTTCAATTTCTCGATTGTTGTTGCTTAGTTTTTAAGTTGGaaccaactttttctttttttttaatatcaatttGAATGTCAATGTGGTTCTAAGTTCTATACATTCGAAATAGTaaggttaaatataaaatgtgtTTGATAAAAGAATTCAAAATAATTGCTTAAATAGTAATATctttgatatgaaagattattttatgaaaattttcaatcatattaTTCGCGGTCTCACTTATTAAAATCactcattttacatttttattttttcataatagATAAGAAAGAATCACGataatggattgttttgaggttcTCCCTCTTTCTGGTTGATCTTCTTTTTATAGAGCATTTCTTTTGTGTGGTTGTCATGCCTTTTCCATAAAATGTCAAATGAACCATGAAAAAAGTTGGtgattttcattactttattGTGAGGGTAATGGAAGAATCATTTTCACTGTCAACTAAATATTAGGCATTATCACGAGACTAGAACTTTAATCTCGTAAACTAtgtgtgtaacagcccaattttcagtagtgtcagaacaatgatttgagatcactaaattcgatgaaaaagttagaaatttttctgaatcagtgaattttgtgatttaaaagaaattattaggtaaattgggtcaaaaacgaggtatcgagacctcgatatcataaactgagccgtaaatatttttataaatatttacagagtgtcaataggataatattaaagtttcgttaagaaattttaacgtttcgatagttaattatgacaaaggattaaattgcaatagggataaaagtttaattatagattaaagaaaagttaaaaggaccaaataggtaattatgcctttttccaaagttgaggcggcataagtataaaaatctgagatttttatgtgttaaaaaaatattattatattatagtaatgattatgtttttatattatattattaatattatattatattatattatatatatacataaaacaaaagaaagaatagaaaaagaaagaaaagaaacataatagaagagacgaaacagagaaagaaacagagagcaaaacgggcagagaaggaaggaaagaaagaaagaaagaaagaaaaagaaaaagggaaatttaaggttttaaggatccaagctcaattggtaagtcaaattaagtctttttcttataatttttgagtttttggaatcctagagataaatactacttgatttatgttgatattttgaaagttagtagattgttagacatgagttatgttgaattaattgatgaactagaggctaaaatgattgaattttaagttagaagttagtaaaagattgatttgtaaaataaaatataagttttgaattgatagggattaaattgaaagaatcccaaaattagggatttatggggaaattgaagaattaaactgagtttatagtaagaattaagaaagaatatagagttagaatgcaaaaataaaattagtattgataagggattaaattagaatttgatgttgccatagaaggaaaaaaatgttcagaatgttataaaacataagaataagagatgaagtttaatttccgagccttggggcaaaaatgtaattatgtaaaagtttaggggtaaaattgtaatttttaaaaagttagagtcgagggctattttgatgaatgtgattattaaataagttaaatttactattttagatcaagaagtacgaaactcgaggttagacaaagggaagaataaagttgaagactaagttggtaaatttggctataattggtactgaggtaagtttacagtaaataaatgcaatatttcaatatttattattaatgctgttaatttccagcaattatgaatttattttatgaatttatttgatgatgatctaagcatgaaatgatagagaattaaaattaaaaagtcccgttgatacataaggatggtactggatacgaatgtcatgacatttgggtaaagagatcccatgtaagaccatgtctgggacatggcattggcatccttaagatcatgagaggtcccttgtaagaccatgtctgagacatggcatgggcaccgagacgagaggtccaatgtaagaccatgtctgggacatggcgttggcaccgagatgagaggtcccctataagaccatgtctgggacatggcatgggcaccatcacgagaacatcccatgtaagaccatgtctgggacatggctttggcatgttattatcagaagagacccgagtatccttattattccaatg
It encodes the following:
- the LOC107930954 gene encoding probable calcium-binding protein CML27 is translated as MENTDELKRVFDQFDANKDGQISITELRDVLKAMGSNYSEEEFKRVMEDIDSDQDGYINFSEFSTFWSTSSDAVKAASELREAFDLYDQNKNGLISATELHQVLNRLGMACSADDCVGMIKSVDSDGDGHVNFEEFRKMMNASSIPGNGDGSKP